From a region of the Sphaerodactylus townsendi isolate TG3544 linkage group LG09, MPM_Stown_v2.3, whole genome shotgun sequence genome:
- the MRPL53 gene encoding 39S ribosomal protein L53, mitochondrial — MAYVLPKRGGVLLKQVKSVVVCFCPFESNVESTRNFLQCLHTKKAYVSNSSCDLKTEVKHDGSEPVINVQFADGDRLIMKGANLTIREMLKAFNSMCAAKDLKAQEKEKK; from the exons ATGGCATACGTGCTGCCTAAAAGGGGTGGTGTGCTACTCAAGCAGGTGAAGAGCGTCGTGGTCTGCTTTTGCCCCTTCGAGTCCAACGTGGAAAGCACCAG AAACTTCCTTCAGTGTCTACACACGAAAAAAGCCTACGTATCCAAcagcagctgtgacttgaaaacaGAAGTGAAACATGATGGATCAGAACCAGTAATAAACGTTCAGTTTG CTGATGGTGATCGACTTATTATGAAAGGCGCCAACTTGACAATTAGAGAAATGTTGAAGGCATTCAACTCTATGTGTGCAGCCAAGGATCTAAAGgcacaagagaaagaaaaaaagtga